Proteins encoded by one window of Synechococcus sp. MVIR-18-1:
- a CDS encoding ABC transporter ATP-binding protein, translating into MPNAPGTVLTLNQLRLRYPGSESWTLDGLDLSLKSGDRLALVGPSGCGKSTVARAALQLLPPGSCCEGDLLLNGQDPRQLSRPALRALRGEAVGLVFQDPMTRLNPLMTVGGHLLDTFAAHRPAMGYQERKDRAESLLEQVGIGAERFRAYPHEFSGGMRQRLAIALAIALAPPLVIADEPTTSLDVAVAGQVMAVLRDLCEELGSALLLITHDLAMANRWCEDMAVLDGGRLVEQNSSAQVLTHPQSDIGKRLVKAARAREGGDTPETPDGTAVLRVEGLRCWHNLGGAPWSPNWLKAVDGVSFSLQSGESLGVVGGSGCGKSTLCRALMGLTPIRGGDVWLQTQNLLQLRGSAERQARRTIQMVFQDPLACLNPALSVADAIADPLLIHGLASRAAARERARELLELVGLSPADHFQNRLPKQLSGGQQQRVAIARALALRPQVLICDESVSMLDAEIQAEVLALLRRLQQDLGLAMIFVTHDLSVASGFCHRVIVLDRGHVVEEGPGDQLLRHPEAAITRTLVEACPLLPTSNP; encoded by the coding sequence ATGCCCAACGCGCCAGGAACGGTTCTGACGCTGAATCAGTTGCGTCTGCGCTACCCAGGAAGTGAGTCCTGGACGCTGGATGGATTGGATCTCAGCTTGAAATCAGGAGATCGCTTGGCACTTGTTGGGCCCTCTGGATGCGGGAAAAGCACCGTGGCGCGAGCCGCCTTGCAGCTCTTACCTCCAGGGAGCTGCTGCGAAGGAGACCTACTTCTCAATGGTCAAGATCCACGCCAACTCAGCCGACCTGCCTTACGCGCCCTGCGCGGGGAAGCGGTAGGCCTGGTGTTTCAAGACCCGATGACTCGGCTCAATCCACTGATGACCGTGGGTGGCCACCTCCTCGATACCTTCGCCGCTCACCGGCCAGCGATGGGGTATCAAGAGCGGAAAGACCGTGCTGAAAGCCTGCTGGAACAGGTGGGCATCGGGGCCGAGCGCTTTCGGGCCTATCCCCATGAATTCAGTGGTGGCATGCGCCAGCGCTTAGCCATCGCGCTTGCCATTGCCCTCGCGCCACCGCTGGTCATCGCCGACGAGCCAACCACCAGCCTTGATGTTGCGGTAGCAGGGCAGGTGATGGCGGTGCTGCGCGATCTCTGCGAAGAGCTGGGAAGCGCCCTCCTGCTCATCACCCATGACTTGGCCATGGCCAACCGCTGGTGTGAAGACATGGCGGTGCTGGATGGGGGCCGTCTTGTGGAACAAAACAGCAGCGCTCAAGTGCTCACCCATCCCCAATCCGACATCGGCAAGCGGCTCGTCAAAGCGGCCAGGGCCAGAGAAGGAGGCGATACGCCGGAAACACCTGACGGCACAGCCGTCCTGCGAGTGGAAGGATTGCGCTGCTGGCACAACCTCGGAGGAGCTCCCTGGTCTCCCAACTGGCTAAAAGCGGTGGATGGCGTGAGCTTCAGCTTGCAATCCGGTGAATCGCTGGGCGTGGTGGGCGGCTCTGGCTGCGGGAAAAGCACTCTTTGTCGCGCCTTGATGGGGCTCACCCCGATTCGGGGAGGCGACGTTTGGCTGCAAACACAAAACCTGCTCCAACTGCGCGGCAGCGCTGAACGACAAGCAAGACGCACCATTCAGATGGTGTTTCAAGACCCGCTGGCCTGCCTAAATCCAGCCCTCAGCGTCGCCGACGCCATCGCAGACCCTCTGCTGATCCATGGTCTCGCCTCTCGGGCAGCAGCTCGAGAACGGGCACGGGAGCTTCTGGAGCTTGTGGGATTGTCACCAGCGGATCATTTTCAAAACCGACTACCGAAGCAACTCTCTGGTGGACAGCAACAACGCGTCGCCATCGCTCGCGCCTTGGCGCTACGCCCGCAGGTGCTGATCTGCGACGAAAGCGTGAGCATGCTTGATGCGGAGATCCAAGCTGAAGTGCTGGCATTGCTGAGACGTTTGCAGCAAGACCTTGGCCTGGCGATGATTTTCGTCACCCATGACCTTTCAGTGGCGAGTGGCTTCTGCCATCGCGTGATCGTGCTGGATCGAGGGCATGTGGTGGAAGAAGGTCCTGGAGATCAATTGCTTCGCCACCCAGAAGCGGCCATTACCCGCACATTGGTAGAAGCCTGTCCGCTGCTGCCAACCAGCAACCCATGA
- a CDS encoding cellulose binding domain-containing protein, with translation MTSTNSLRASISGERWWGGFTAEITLTNTSTQDLSSWSYSFDSPHLLNTAPWGAEISAVLLDNGLTRYTLTGEDWGERIPAGESVTVGFNGTQGTELGNEGELSAAMLFASDSGEAVTSQAGQESAESSDTTTNPALEPVIATPEMTSPMESSMASPMSEHGMGNHGMNHGSSSGDYIDINTWGSFHGSNHNSEQNELVGGRTAITTEALLAYNGLRDFAGLAPASIEAVGSWAFENGLTNNSQPGGNDLQGVGLWFAMQGAKVGWIADASYDPQILADIQRTARLGSSGEVMQMIEQFGHEGFANYLTTNQLEEHFINTLKMEPHYGGWMHGRTHGFRDIEGVAIAHDIHHLTVLGWDQNEPFMNDTFDWPQWPALDVSDNTVINYYQGIVALEDPLSENLENFAGSSSPSASGTMQSDSLTGSPLEVQVSGDLWEGGFTASINVTNQSNQSLDDWGVSFISAHQFYGESWGVDISTQDLGDGLYRYELTGADWAQSLAAGQAMTVGFNALSGEDLSGDSSLTSELLMAPGTELALL, from the coding sequence ATGACATCCACAAATTCCCTGCGAGCCTCCATCAGCGGTGAGCGCTGGTGGGGAGGCTTCACAGCTGAAATAACGCTTACCAACACATCCACACAAGACCTTTCGAGCTGGAGCTACAGCTTTGACAGCCCCCACCTCCTCAACACAGCTCCTTGGGGGGCCGAGATCAGTGCAGTTCTGCTCGACAACGGGCTAACGCGCTACACCCTGACCGGAGAAGACTGGGGAGAACGGATTCCGGCAGGAGAGTCGGTCACCGTTGGATTCAATGGCACCCAAGGCACTGAGCTAGGCAATGAGGGCGAGCTTTCGGCGGCCATGCTCTTCGCCTCAGACAGCGGGGAAGCCGTGACGTCTCAGGCAGGCCAAGAGAGCGCTGAGAGCTCTGACACGACGACGAATCCAGCCCTTGAACCAGTGATTGCGACCCCAGAGATGACATCACCGATGGAGTCATCCATGGCGTCACCGATGTCGGAACACGGCATGGGAAATCACGGGATGAACCATGGTTCCAGTTCTGGGGATTACATCGACATCAACACCTGGGGTTCCTTTCATGGCTCCAATCACAACTCCGAGCAGAACGAACTCGTGGGAGGACGAACAGCCATCACCACCGAAGCACTGCTCGCCTACAACGGTCTCAGAGATTTCGCAGGGTTAGCCCCAGCCAGCATCGAAGCTGTTGGCTCCTGGGCTTTTGAGAATGGGCTCACCAATAACAGCCAGCCCGGGGGCAACGATCTGCAAGGGGTTGGGCTGTGGTTTGCCATGCAGGGAGCCAAGGTGGGCTGGATCGCCGATGCGTCCTACGACCCGCAAATTCTGGCCGACATTCAACGCACGGCCCGCTTAGGCAGCAGTGGCGAGGTCATGCAGATGATTGAGCAGTTTGGCCATGAAGGGTTTGCCAACTATCTAACAACCAATCAACTCGAAGAACATTTCATCAATACCCTCAAAATGGAACCGCACTATGGCGGCTGGATGCATGGACGCACCCACGGCTTTCGTGACATCGAAGGCGTAGCTATTGCCCACGATATTCATCACTTAACAGTCTTGGGATGGGATCAAAATGAACCCTTCATGAATGACACCTTTGACTGGCCCCAGTGGCCTGCTCTTGATGTAAGTGACAACACAGTGATCAACTATTACCAAGGAATTGTTGCGTTAGAAGATCCACTCTCAGAGAACCTAGAAAACTTTGCGGGAAGCTCCTCACCGTCTGCTTCCGGAACGATGCAATCCGATTCCCTCACTGGCTCCCCTCTGGAGGTTCAGGTGAGTGGAGACCTTTGGGAGGGTGGCTTCACCGCCTCGATAAACGTGACCAATCAAAGCAACCAATCATTAGACGACTGGGGGGTGAGTTTCATCAGCGCTCATCAGTTTTACGGGGAATCCTGGGGGGTTGATATCTCCACGCAAGATCTTGGAGACGGCCTTTACCGCTACGAGCTCACAGGTGCTGATTGGGCGCAATCACTCGCTGCTGGTCAAGCCATGACAGTGGGTTTCAATGCGTTGAGCGGAGAGGACCTCAGCGGGGATTCGTCTCTCACATCCGAACTGCTGATGGCCCCTGGCACAGAGCTCGCGCTCCTCTAA
- a CDS encoding RluA family pseudouridine synthase, with protein MNVQGQGFVRPPLPEEVFTDGFGEGEGELVTLTYPKPLPMRLDRWLVSQRSEQSRSRIQKFIDAGYVRVNGKTGKAKTPLREGDQVQLWMPPPEPLPYLKPEPMDLDVIFEDEHLIVINKPAGLTVHPAPGNKDGTLVNGLLHHCQDLPGISGKLRPGVVHRLDKDTTGCIVVAKSQEALVRLQAQIQQRIASREYLAVVHGVPQGDSGTILGAIGRHPVDRKKYAVVSEESGRYARTHWTLQERLGDYSLLRFKLDTGRTHQIRVHCAHINHPVVGDITYSRCRKLPVELPGQALHAFQLGLDHPITKERMLFEAPTPPVMEKLLNVLRKRSA; from the coding sequence TTGAACGTTCAAGGCCAAGGGTTTGTGCGCCCCCCCTTGCCTGAGGAAGTGTTTACGGATGGGTTCGGAGAGGGGGAAGGAGAACTCGTCACCCTCACCTATCCCAAGCCCCTTCCGATGCGGCTGGATCGCTGGCTGGTGAGTCAGCGGTCTGAGCAAAGCCGGTCTCGGATCCAAAAGTTTATTGATGCCGGATACGTGCGCGTGAATGGCAAGACGGGGAAGGCGAAAACACCGCTACGCGAGGGAGATCAGGTGCAGCTCTGGATGCCACCGCCAGAACCGCTGCCATACCTCAAGCCCGAGCCGATGGATCTCGATGTGATCTTTGAAGACGAGCACTTGATTGTGATCAACAAGCCAGCCGGGTTGACCGTGCACCCGGCCCCTGGAAATAAAGATGGAACACTGGTGAATGGTCTCCTGCATCACTGCCAGGACTTACCTGGAATCAGCGGCAAATTACGGCCTGGTGTGGTCCATCGCCTCGATAAAGACACGACGGGCTGCATCGTGGTGGCGAAATCTCAGGAGGCGTTGGTGCGTCTGCAGGCGCAGATCCAACAACGGATTGCTTCACGCGAGTACTTGGCAGTGGTGCATGGGGTGCCGCAAGGAGATTCAGGAACGATCCTTGGAGCGATCGGCCGTCATCCTGTGGATCGCAAAAAATATGCCGTAGTGAGTGAAGAAAGCGGTCGCTATGCCCGCACGCACTGGACCCTCCAAGAGCGACTCGGCGATTATTCGTTGTTGCGCTTCAAGCTCGATACGGGACGCACGCACCAGATCCGCGTGCATTGCGCCCACATCAATCACCCCGTGGTGGGAGATATCACCTATAGCCGTTGCAGGAAACTGCCGGTGGAGCTTCCTGGACAAGCCCTGCATGCCTTTCAGTTGGGCCTCGATCATCCGATTACGAAAGAGCGGATGTTGTTTGAAGCCCCAACGCCTCCTGTGATGGAGAAACTGTTGAACGTGCTGCGCAAAAGGAGTGCTTAG
- the ylqF gene encoding ribosome biogenesis GTPase YlqF: MKTPPIQWYPGHIAKAEQQLKRNLDKVDLVIEVRDARIPLATGHPHLDRWLKGKQHLLVINRRDMVTTAAWEAWDQWFKAQGQRTVWCDAKAGTGVKLVQQAAIRAGNQLNERRKTRGMRPRAVRALTLGFPNVGKSALINRLVKKKVVASARRAGVTRTLRWVRLGQDLDLLDAPGVLPPRLDDQRAALHLALCDDIGQAAYDGELVAQAFLRILIDAQGREASGVVLSVLEQRYGTPVAGHTADPAFWLEATAERHTSGDTARMAQRLLDDFRRSLLGSIALELPEQGES; encoded by the coding sequence GTGAAAACACCTCCGATTCAGTGGTATCCAGGGCACATTGCTAAGGCGGAACAGCAGCTCAAGCGAAACCTCGACAAGGTGGATTTGGTGATTGAGGTGCGTGATGCCCGCATCCCTCTTGCCACCGGACACCCCCATCTCGACCGTTGGTTGAAAGGGAAGCAGCATTTGCTGGTGATCAATCGACGCGACATGGTCACGACTGCGGCATGGGAGGCCTGGGATCAGTGGTTCAAGGCGCAGGGGCAGCGCACGGTTTGGTGTGATGCCAAGGCCGGTACTGGAGTGAAGCTGGTGCAGCAGGCAGCAATTCGGGCTGGAAATCAGCTCAATGAGAGGCGGAAGACTCGGGGGATGCGCCCGCGGGCGGTGCGCGCCCTCACCCTCGGCTTTCCCAATGTGGGCAAGTCGGCCTTGATCAATCGGCTGGTCAAGAAAAAGGTGGTAGCGAGTGCCCGCCGGGCCGGTGTGACGCGCACCTTGCGCTGGGTGCGGCTTGGTCAGGACTTGGATTTGCTCGATGCCCCTGGCGTCTTGCCACCTCGTTTGGATGATCAACGGGCGGCGTTGCATCTCGCCCTCTGTGATGACATCGGCCAAGCGGCCTATGACGGCGAGTTGGTGGCTCAGGCGTTCTTGAGAATCTTGATTGATGCGCAGGGACGGGAGGCTTCCGGGGTTGTGCTGTCGGTTTTGGAGCAGCGTTATGGAACCCCAGTGGCTGGGCATACGGCTGATCCAGCGTTTTGGCTGGAGGCCACAGCCGAACGCCATACCTCTGGGGATACGGCACGAATGGCACAGCGTTTGCTGGATGATTTCCGACGTTCGCTGTTGGGTTCGATCGCTTTGGAATTACCGGAACAGGGGGAGTCTTGA
- a CDS encoding universal stress protein produces MFETVLFPLDHSREAVEAATKALDLARSHNSRLILLSVVQSERPEMHDHAVVATLLAETQARFEQVGVSCEVVEREGMPAFVICDVADELNVDVIVMGTRGVNLEAESGSTAARVIQLAPCPVLVVP; encoded by the coding sequence ATGTTTGAAACCGTCTTATTTCCGCTTGATCACAGCCGAGAAGCAGTGGAAGCGGCGACCAAAGCCCTGGACTTGGCACGCAGTCACAACAGCAGGCTGATCCTGTTGTCCGTGGTTCAGTCCGAGCGCCCCGAGATGCATGACCATGCAGTGGTGGCCACGTTATTGGCCGAAACTCAAGCCCGTTTTGAGCAGGTCGGGGTGTCCTGTGAGGTGGTGGAGCGTGAGGGGATGCCAGCGTTTGTGATTTGCGACGTGGCAGACGAGTTGAATGTGGATGTGATTGTGATGGGCACCCGCGGCGTGAATCTTGAAGCCGAGAGCGGCAGCACGGCAGCGCGGGTGATTCAGCTCGCGCCTTGTCCAGTTTTGGTGGTGCCGTGA
- the pgk gene encoding phosphoglycerate kinase: MPKRSLAKLNTGDLSGKRVLVRVDFNVPLNDAGAITDDTRIRAALPTINDLIGKGAKVILAAHFGRPKGQVNDAMRLTPVAARLSELLSKPVTKTDSCIGPDAEAKVNAMANGDVVLLENVRFFAEEEKNDPAFAEKLAGLADVYVNDAFGAAHRAHASTQGVTKFLKPSVAGFLMEKELQYLQGAVDEPKRPLAAIVGGSKVSSKIGVLEALIDKCDKVLIGGGMIFTFYKARGLAVGKSLVEEDKLELAKELEAKAKAKGVELLLPTDVLLADNFAPDANSQVADVTAIPDGWMGLDIGPDAIKVFQAALADCKTVIWNGPMGVFEFDKFAAGTNAIATTLAEIGGKGCCTIIGGGDSVAAVEKAGLAEKMSHISTGGGASLELLEGKVLPGVAALDDAA, from the coding sequence ATGCCGAAGCGTTCCCTGGCAAAACTGAATACCGGCGACTTGAGCGGAAAACGCGTTCTTGTGCGGGTCGATTTCAACGTGCCTCTGAACGACGCCGGTGCGATCACTGACGACACGCGCATTCGTGCAGCACTGCCAACGATCAATGATCTGATCGGCAAAGGCGCCAAGGTGATCCTGGCGGCTCACTTCGGCCGCCCCAAGGGTCAGGTGAACGACGCGATGCGCCTCACCCCAGTGGCCGCACGGTTAAGCGAGCTGCTCAGCAAGCCTGTGACCAAAACCGACAGCTGCATCGGACCGGACGCCGAAGCCAAGGTGAACGCCATGGCCAACGGCGATGTGGTTCTGCTCGAGAACGTGCGCTTCTTCGCGGAAGAAGAAAAAAATGATCCCGCCTTCGCTGAGAAGCTTGCCGGCCTCGCCGACGTTTATGTGAACGACGCCTTTGGTGCCGCTCACCGTGCCCATGCCTCCACACAAGGCGTGACCAAGTTCCTCAAGCCTTCCGTGGCTGGCTTCTTGATGGAGAAGGAACTTCAGTACCTACAAGGCGCCGTGGATGAGCCCAAGCGTCCTTTGGCTGCGATCGTTGGTGGCTCCAAGGTGAGTAGCAAGATCGGCGTCCTCGAAGCCTTGATCGACAAGTGCGACAAGGTGCTGATCGGTGGCGGCATGATTTTCACCTTCTACAAAGCCCGCGGCCTGGCTGTCGGCAAAAGCCTCGTGGAAGAAGACAAGCTGGAACTTGCCAAGGAATTGGAAGCCAAAGCAAAGGCCAAAGGCGTTGAGCTGCTACTCCCCACCGATGTGTTGCTTGCCGACAACTTCGCTCCTGATGCCAACAGTCAAGTGGCAGACGTCACAGCGATTCCCGACGGCTGGATGGGACTCGACATCGGGCCTGATGCCATCAAGGTGTTCCAAGCAGCTCTGGCTGATTGCAAGACCGTGATCTGGAATGGCCCCATGGGCGTGTTCGAGTTCGACAAGTTCGCGGCAGGAACCAACGCCATTGCCACAACCCTGGCTGAAATCGGTGGGAAAGGCTGCTGCACAATCATTGGCGGTGGCGATTCCGTTGCGGCTGTTGAGAAAGCAGGCCTGGCCGAAAAGATGTCTCACATCTCCACCGGTGGTGGCGCCAGCCTCGAGCTCCTGGAAGGCAAGGTGCTTCCCGGCGTCGCCGCACTGGACGACGCCGCTTGA
- a CDS encoding HupE/UreJ family protein yields MPLLFAHLMETGFGGFYDGIAHLLITPADVLLVLGLALLAGQQGAAGGRLLLALLPVSWWLGGSVGQLWGLDQTLSLITTLMVTVVGVLVALAQKLRSAVFASLVTSFGLLFGVVNGFTMPAVRQGVSLDMLGVVTAVAVLSVLISGQVVVMRSPAVKIAVRVMGSWIAAAGLLSLGLWLKG; encoded by the coding sequence ATGCCATTGCTTTTTGCCCATCTCATGGAGACCGGTTTCGGTGGCTTTTATGACGGCATCGCCCATCTCCTGATCACTCCAGCGGATGTCTTGCTGGTTCTTGGTCTGGCCCTGTTGGCGGGTCAGCAGGGTGCAGCTGGAGGGCGTTTACTGCTTGCTCTGTTGCCTGTGAGCTGGTGGCTCGGTGGTTCGGTTGGCCAACTTTGGGGCCTGGATCAAACGCTGAGCCTCATCACCACGTTGATGGTGACTGTGGTGGGGGTGTTGGTGGCCCTCGCCCAGAAGCTCCGTTCTGCTGTGTTCGCTTCGCTGGTCACCAGCTTTGGCTTGTTGTTTGGTGTGGTGAATGGCTTCACCATGCCGGCTGTTCGCCAGGGGGTCTCGCTCGACATGCTCGGGGTGGTGACTGCCGTGGCTGTGCTGTCGGTGCTGATCAGCGGCCAGGTGGTGGTGATGCGAAGCCCAGCGGTCAAAATCGCGGTGCGGGTGATGGGCAGTTGGATTGCTGCAGCCGGTCTGCTCTCGTTGGGTTTATGGCTCAAAGGCTGA
- a CDS encoding HupE/UreJ family protein, with protein sequence MAQRRLFKHGFVLLALVALVMAPAAQAHVAEGGAGSVMAGLLHPVTGLDHVVAMVAVGLWGAVLGMPAVWLLPVAFPMVMAFGGLAGMVGLPLPGVETGIALSALVLGVMVMLQQRLPLMVAAGLVGLFALFHGYAHGLELPDGADALLFSLAFVVATGLLHLVGIALGELARFPWGRGVQRACGGVIAVVGVWSLMQLGGS encoded by the coding sequence ATGGCTCAGCGGAGGCTGTTCAAGCATGGGTTTGTGCTGTTAGCGCTGGTGGCCTTGGTGATGGCACCGGCGGCGCAGGCCCATGTCGCCGAAGGAGGCGCCGGCAGCGTGATGGCTGGACTACTACATCCCGTCACCGGATTGGATCATGTGGTGGCGATGGTGGCTGTTGGTCTTTGGGGGGCTGTCCTGGGGATGCCAGCCGTTTGGTTGTTGCCCGTGGCCTTCCCGATGGTGATGGCCTTCGGCGGCTTGGCCGGAATGGTGGGTTTACCCCTGCCGGGTGTGGAAACGGGAATTGCTCTGTCTGCATTGGTGCTCGGGGTGATGGTGATGCTTCAGCAGCGTTTGCCCTTGATGGTCGCTGCCGGGTTGGTGGGGCTGTTCGCCCTCTTTCATGGCTATGCCCATGGCCTGGAGTTGCCCGATGGAGCGGATGCTCTGCTGTTCAGCCTCGCTTTTGTTGTGGCGACTGGCTTGCTGCACTTGGTGGGTATTGCTCTCGGTGAACTAGCTCGCTTCCCCTGGGGCCGGGGGGTGCAGCGGGCTTGTGGGGGGGTGATCGCCGTGGTGGGGGTGTGGTCCTTAATGCAGCTCGGAGGTTCCTGA
- a CDS encoding HupE/UreJ family protein codes for MVRRFLLPLLLVAALLLPRWATAHDLFPGFLELEASGPSNYQMLWKLPLLQGQELPIAPRFPDDCALNGDWATRREARALVYRAQLRCREPLEGRAISIDGLAGAGTEVLLRVKAWQSDSPQTLLIQPERPSAVIPTASEADAQPGAWSYLRLGIEHILLGGDHLLLLLGLVLIVRDGWMLLKTVTAFTLANSITLSVSAVGIVQIPAAPLNAAIALSILFMGTEVVRFRRGRTSITLRHPWLLACAFGLLHGFGYARGLADLGLPHHELLLALLLFNVGIEIGQDVFVVLVLGLQRSFRQVQIRWPLWMQRLPAWAIGCAGAYWTIETTLAMLSGGA; via the coding sequence ATGGTGCGTCGCTTTCTACTTCCCTTATTGCTGGTTGCGGCGTTGCTGCTGCCGCGTTGGGCGACCGCTCACGACCTTTTTCCTGGCTTCCTGGAGCTCGAGGCCAGCGGGCCTAGCAACTACCAGATGCTCTGGAAGTTGCCCTTGCTCCAGGGTCAGGAACTGCCGATTGCGCCTCGCTTCCCGGACGACTGCGCCCTCAACGGCGATTGGGCCACAAGGCGAGAGGCTCGGGCCTTGGTGTATCGCGCTCAGCTCCGTTGCCGAGAGCCCCTCGAGGGACGCGCCATCAGCATCGATGGCTTGGCAGGAGCCGGCACCGAGGTGCTGCTGCGGGTGAAGGCATGGCAGTCGGACTCTCCCCAGACCCTATTGATTCAGCCGGAAAGGCCCTCGGCTGTGATTCCAACCGCCTCCGAGGCCGATGCCCAACCAGGGGCGTGGTCTTATTTGCGTCTCGGGATCGAGCACATCCTGCTGGGGGGCGATCACCTGTTGTTACTGCTCGGTCTCGTGCTGATCGTGCGCGATGGTTGGATGCTGCTGAAAACGGTCACAGCCTTCACGCTCGCCAACAGCATCACCTTGTCGGTTTCAGCGGTGGGGATCGTGCAGATTCCGGCGGCACCTCTCAATGCTGCGATTGCCCTTTCGATCCTGTTCATGGGCACGGAAGTGGTCCGCTTTCGGCGCGGGCGCACCAGCATCACCCTGCGCCATCCCTGGCTTCTGGCCTGCGCTTTTGGTCTTCTGCACGGGTTTGGATATGCCAGGGGGCTAGCGGACCTGGGTCTCCCGCACCATGAGCTGCTGCTGGCGTTGCTGCTGTTCAACGTGGGGATTGAGATTGGCCAAGATGTCTTTGTGGTGCTGGTGCTGGGCCTGCAGCGCAGCTTCCGGCAGGTGCAGATCCGCTGGCCGCTTTGGATGCAGCGCCTGCCGGCCTGGGCGATCGGCTGTGCTGGTGCCTATTGGACGATCGAGACCACCCTGGCGATGCTCAGTGGAGGTGCTTGA
- a CDS encoding peptidyl-prolyl cis-trans isomerase codes for MSWRERLHLLLKEPIIPFLMVGAALFGLQAFWSPGGSQGSAEIVVSDEQAATMVKAFVRTWQRPPSQEELQRLFDDHVRTEVLVREAMALGLDRNDTIVRRRLRQKMEFVNEGELKLSLASNQELQGHLMAHADSFRSEPLVSFEQVFLDPARRGDRLNRDAAAFKAQLNSKGQGLNPSALGDPLAMIESRWSEERRSELVAQFGSTFTDALLEQPRGSWVGPIPSAYGMHLVRVSSVKPGALPPLEQVLDAVQRDWQADQRQDQQEELYRQLLAKYSVRMPQP; via the coding sequence ATGTCCTGGCGCGAACGCCTGCACCTTCTCTTGAAGGAACCCATCATCCCTTTTCTGATGGTGGGTGCCGCCCTGTTCGGGTTGCAGGCGTTTTGGAGCCCTGGCGGGAGTCAGGGCTCGGCGGAGATTGTTGTCAGTGATGAGCAGGCGGCCACGATGGTGAAGGCGTTCGTGCGCACCTGGCAACGGCCTCCCTCCCAGGAGGAATTGCAGCGGCTGTTTGACGATCATGTGCGCACTGAGGTGCTGGTGCGGGAGGCGATGGCTCTCGGTCTTGATCGCAACGACACGATCGTGCGCCGCCGTCTGCGCCAGAAGATGGAGTTTGTGAACGAGGGAGAGCTCAAGCTGTCGCTGGCGAGCAATCAAGAGTTGCAGGGCCATCTCATGGCCCATGCCGATAGCTTTCGCAGTGAACCGCTGGTGAGTTTTGAACAGGTGTTTCTTGACCCTGCCCGCCGCGGTGACCGCTTGAATCGTGACGCCGCAGCTTTCAAAGCCCAGCTCAATAGCAAGGGCCAAGGCTTGAACCCCTCGGCCCTTGGCGACCCTCTGGCGATGATTGAGAGCCGTTGGAGCGAAGAACGTCGCAGTGAACTCGTGGCCCAATTCGGCTCCACCTTCACCGATGCCTTGCTTGAGCAACCGCGCGGCAGTTGGGTCGGGCCCATCCCCTCCGCCTATGGGATGCATCTTGTGCGGGTGTCGTCTGTGAAGCCAGGGGCGCTTCCGCCTCTGGAACAGGTGCTTGATGCGGTTCAACGCGATTGGCAGGCTGACCAGCGTCAAGACCAGCAGGAGGAGCTGTACCGCCAGCTGCTGGCGAAATACAGCGTGCGCATGCCGCAGCCCTGA